The Thermodesulfobacteriota bacterium region CCACATAGCCCAGGCCAACCACCCCCAGAAGATGGGTCCGGGAATCGATCCGTTCCTGCAAGGTATCGAGCGCGCTCATCGTGGCCTTCCTCAAGAAGAATAAGGGGATTCAGGACAGCCGCCAGTCCAGGGTCTTCGCCAGGCCTTCCTCCAGGCTGGTCCTGGCCTGCCAGCCCAGTCCCGCGGCCGCCGCCTCGACCTGGAGGCAGCTCCGGGACAGGTCCCCTGGCCGGGCCGGCTGGCAGGAGAGATCGGCGAGGCCCGCCGGCAGATCCGGCCGCCGGCGGCGCACCGCGGCAAGGATGGCGTTGAAAAGCTCCCGGGTGCGGGTGGGCCGGCCAGTGCCGATATTGAAGGCCTGGCCGCTGCCTTGCTCCAGGGCGGCCAGATTGGCGGCGGTGACGTCGCCGACAAAACAGTAGTCCCGGGTCATGCCCGCCGGCTCGCCGGCGAAATGGAACAGGGTGCAGCCCTGACCGGCCAGGAGCCGGTCCATGAAGATGGCCACCACCCCGGCCTCGCCGTGGGGCACCTGCCGGGGGCCGTAGATGTTGGCGTAGCGGAGCACCGTGTAGTCCAGACCGTAC contains the following coding sequences:
- a CDS encoding NAD-dependent epimerase/dehydratase family protein, whose protein sequence is MKILVTGGAGFIGSNVVDAYVAAGHEVTVVDNLFTGRWENLHPQARFVLMDVRAAEVDKLFVRERFDLVNHHAAQMSVPASVADPAFDADVNVRGFINLLEASRRHGVRKVIFISSGGAIYGEAAEYPTSEACPPQPLSPYAITKAVSEQYLAFYRHQYGLDYTVLRYANIYGPRQVPHGEAGVVAIFMDRLLAGQGCTLFHFAGEPAGMTRDYCFVGDVTAANLAALEQGSGQAFNIGTGRPTRTRELFNAILAAVRRRRPDLPAGLADLSCQPARPGDLSRSCLQVEAAAAGLGWQARTSLEEGLAKTLDWRLS